A region from the Arthrobacter gengyunqii genome encodes:
- a CDS encoding universal stress protein, whose protein sequence is MSIVVGFLPTPEGAAALEAARREAAAQSTTLVIVNVGSPRHGLHHQEQEEANQAAVENLEKELRAAGADFRLVHPVGDYDPAEEILKAAEDPQVELIVLGLRRRTPVGKMLLGSTAQRVLLQSDCPVLAVKAHH, encoded by the coding sequence ATGAGTATTGTTGTCGGTTTTCTTCCCACCCCGGAGGGCGCCGCCGCCCTTGAGGCTGCACGCCGCGAAGCCGCGGCGCAGTCCACCACGCTGGTGATCGTGAACGTGGGTTCCCCCCGGCACGGTCTGCACCACCAGGAGCAGGAAGAAGCCAATCAGGCCGCCGTCGAGAATCTTGAAAAAGAGCTGCGCGCCGCCGGGGCGGATTTCCGGCTGGTTCACCCCGTGGGCGACTACGACCCGGCCGAGGAAATCCTCAAAGCGGCTGAAGATCCGCAGGTGGAGCTCATCGTCCTGGGGCTGCGCCGCCGCACACCGGTGGGCAAGATGCTGCTCGGAAGCACCGCCCAGCGGGTGCTGCTGCAGTCCGACTGCCCGGTCCTGGCGGTCAAGGCTCACCACTAG
- the chvE gene encoding multiple monosaccharide ABC transporter substrate-binding protein: MKTSKLLLSLTAGVLAVSVAGCGSGTGRGGADSDTADSGDNSGALVGIAMPTKTSERWIKDGDSIQASLEDLGYETTLEYADDDIPTQVQQVSNMITKGAKVLVVAAIDGTALSDQLDNAAAAGIKVIAYDRLITGNENVDYYTTFDNYTVGVQQATSLLTGLGILDADGKETGATEPKNIELFAGSPDDNNANFFYDGAMDTLQPYIDKGTLTVKSGQTAFTQIATLRWDPATAQKRMQNLIASTYSGGEKVDGVLSPYDGISLGIISALTGSGYAPDALPVITGQDAEAASVKSIMDNQQYSTIFKDTRALGEQTVEMVDDVLKGEEPEVNDTETYDNKVKIVPTYLLDPIVVTKDNYKELLVDSGYYEASDLQ; the protein is encoded by the coding sequence GTGAAAACCAGTAAACTCCTCCTCAGCCTGACGGCCGGCGTTCTTGCCGTTTCCGTGGCAGGCTGCGGCTCCGGAACAGGCCGCGGAGGCGCTGATTCCGACACCGCCGATTCAGGCGACAACTCCGGCGCACTGGTGGGCATCGCGATGCCCACCAAAACCTCCGAACGCTGGATCAAGGACGGCGACTCCATCCAGGCCTCCCTGGAGGATCTCGGCTATGAGACAACGCTGGAATATGCGGATGACGACATTCCGACCCAGGTCCAGCAGGTGTCCAACATGATCACCAAGGGCGCCAAGGTGCTGGTCGTCGCCGCCATCGACGGCACCGCCCTCAGCGACCAGCTGGACAATGCCGCAGCCGCCGGCATCAAGGTCATCGCCTACGACCGCCTGATCACGGGCAACGAGAACGTGGACTACTACACCACCTTCGACAACTACACCGTGGGCGTGCAGCAGGCCACGTCGCTGCTGACCGGCCTGGGCATCCTCGACGCCGACGGCAAGGAGACGGGCGCCACCGAGCCCAAGAACATTGAGCTCTTCGCCGGCAGCCCGGATGACAACAACGCCAACTTCTTCTACGACGGCGCCATGGACACCCTGCAGCCCTACATCGACAAGGGCACCCTGACCGTCAAGAGCGGCCAGACCGCCTTCACCCAGATTGCGACGCTGCGCTGGGATCCCGCCACGGCCCAGAAGCGCATGCAGAACCTGATTGCCAGCACCTACTCGGGCGGCGAGAAGGTAGACGGCGTGCTGTCCCCGTATGACGGCATTTCGCTCGGGATCATCTCGGCGCTGACCGGATCCGGTTATGCACCGGATGCCCTGCCCGTCATCACCGGCCAGGACGCCGAAGCGGCCTCGGTGAAGTCGATCATGGACAACCAGCAGTACTCGACGATCTTCAAGGACACGCGTGCCCTTGGCGAGCAGACCGTCGAGATGGTCGATGACGTCCTCAAGGGTGAAGAGCCCGAGGTCAATGACACGGAGACGTACGACAACAAGGTCAAGATTGTTCCGACCTACCTGTTGGACCCCATCGTGGTCACCAAGGACAACTACAAGGAACTCCTTGTCGACAGCGGCTACTACGAAGCCTCCGACCTGCAGTAA
- a CDS encoding kynureninase: protein MTEPDLLIAAKELDAADPLAGFRDRFLPADGVSSYLDGNSLGRPLRATEEHLQGFVREQWGGRLIRGWDEQWLELPQQIGDELGATALGAAAGQCIVADSTTVLLYKLGRAAVAARPGRTEIVLDADNFPTDRYVMEGIARECGLTLRWVRADYDGGVSAEAVAACVGPQTALAVFSHVAYRSGFLADAEAITSVVHAAGGLVLWDLCHSAGAVPAQLDAWNVDYAVGCSYKYLNGGPGAPAWAYVASRHQAEFQQPIQGWLGSADPFGMAQGYQPAAGIRRLVSGTPPVLGMLPMRDMIALISEAGIYAVREKSVALTEYALTAVDALLAPHGVVVASPREAAHRGSHITIDHPAFKAVTAALWKRGIIPDYRNPSGIRLGLSPLSTSFEETFAGVSGVLAELRR from the coding sequence ATGACTGAACCGGATCTGCTCATTGCTGCCAAGGAACTGGATGCGGCGGATCCGCTGGCCGGCTTCCGGGACCGGTTCCTCCCTGCCGACGGGGTGAGTTCATACCTGGACGGCAACTCCCTGGGCCGGCCGCTTCGTGCCACTGAGGAACACCTTCAGGGCTTTGTCCGGGAGCAGTGGGGCGGGCGGCTGATCCGCGGCTGGGACGAGCAGTGGCTGGAATTGCCTCAGCAGATCGGCGACGAACTGGGAGCAACAGCGCTTGGTGCCGCTGCCGGACAGTGCATCGTCGCCGATTCGACCACCGTCCTGCTCTACAAACTGGGCCGGGCCGCTGTTGCGGCCCGGCCCGGCCGGACGGAAATCGTCCTGGACGCCGACAACTTTCCCACCGACCGGTATGTCATGGAGGGCATTGCGCGCGAGTGCGGGCTGACCCTGCGCTGGGTTCGCGCGGATTACGACGGCGGCGTGAGCGCTGAAGCGGTGGCGGCCTGCGTGGGCCCTCAAACCGCGCTGGCCGTCTTCAGCCACGTGGCGTACCGTTCCGGGTTCCTGGCCGACGCCGAAGCCATCACCTCAGTGGTCCACGCGGCCGGTGGACTGGTCCTCTGGGACCTGTGCCACTCCGCGGGTGCCGTGCCGGCGCAGCTGGACGCCTGGAACGTGGACTACGCCGTGGGCTGCAGCTACAAGTACCTCAACGGCGGTCCCGGCGCTCCGGCGTGGGCCTACGTGGCGTCGCGGCACCAAGCGGAATTTCAGCAGCCCATCCAGGGCTGGCTCGGCAGCGCGGATCCCTTCGGCATGGCACAGGGGTATCAACCCGCGGCTGGCATCCGGCGGCTGGTCTCCGGCACTCCGCCCGTGCTCGGCATGCTGCCCATGCGGGACATGATTGCGCTCATTTCCGAAGCAGGCATCTACGCAGTGCGCGAGAAATCGGTGGCCCTGACGGAGTATGCCCTCACGGCCGTGGACGCCCTGCTTGCCCCGCACGGCGTCGTCGTCGCGTCTCCACGGGAAGCAGCGCACCGCGGCAGCCACATCACCATCGACCATCCGGCGTTCAAGGCGGTTACGGCCGCCCTCTGGAAGCGGGGAATTATTCCGGATTACCGCAATCCGTCGGGCATCCGGCTGGGGCTCTCGCCGTTGTCCACCTCGTTCGAGGAGACCTTCGCCGGGGTTTCCGGCGTACTTGCCGAGTTGCGACGTTAA
- a CDS encoding 3-oxoacyl-ACP reductase produces MTDTYLKLVNTGFTRDLSKKLGLPRPAILRRFDPAKPLVPGPVLVLGKGETADDLSQLLLSWDQDVRRHATPKEKLGAILIVLDEAAAPTDLAEPTLAAGAALRDLAPGGRVVTVSRPAAEAQDPAAAAARQGIDGTLRSIAHELRGGATANGIVLANGVRATAPSVAAALRFLLSGKSAYVSGQFITVGSDAGTLPEDWNAPLAGKVAVVTGAARGIGAAIAKVLHRDGAKVIVVDVPAAGEQLARVANEIKGTALQVDITREDAADRILAHAAERYGHLDIVIHNAGITRDKLLANMDEARWGSVIAVNIASQLRMNETLLASDIFSQEGRIVSLASTSGIAGNRGQTNYAASKGGVIGMVRATAPLLAPRGGSINAVAPGFIETDMTAAIPALTRQVARRLSSLQQGGLPVDVAETISFLASDAAAGVNGQVVRVCGQNMVGA; encoded by the coding sequence ATGACTGATACCTATCTCAAGCTGGTCAATACCGGCTTTACGCGGGACCTCTCCAAAAAGCTGGGCCTGCCCCGGCCGGCCATCCTGCGCCGCTTCGACCCGGCCAAGCCGCTGGTTCCGGGACCAGTGCTGGTGCTGGGCAAAGGCGAAACCGCCGACGACCTGTCCCAGCTGCTGCTCTCCTGGGACCAGGATGTCCGCCGCCATGCCACACCGAAGGAAAAGCTCGGCGCCATCCTGATCGTGCTCGACGAGGCCGCCGCCCCGACCGACCTCGCCGAGCCGACGCTGGCCGCCGGGGCGGCACTGCGTGACCTCGCCCCGGGCGGACGCGTGGTTACTGTTTCCCGTCCCGCGGCCGAGGCGCAGGATCCCGCTGCCGCCGCTGCCCGCCAGGGCATTGACGGCACCCTGCGTTCCATCGCCCACGAACTGCGCGGCGGCGCCACCGCCAACGGCATCGTGCTGGCCAACGGAGTACGGGCAACGGCACCGTCCGTGGCCGCCGCGCTGCGGTTCCTGCTGTCGGGCAAGAGCGCCTACGTGAGCGGACAGTTCATCACTGTTGGCTCCGACGCGGGCACGCTGCCCGAGGACTGGAACGCGCCTCTGGCCGGAAAGGTGGCTGTGGTGACCGGAGCGGCCCGGGGTATCGGCGCGGCCATTGCCAAAGTCCTGCACCGCGACGGCGCCAAGGTGATCGTGGTGGATGTTCCGGCTGCCGGCGAACAGCTGGCCAGGGTCGCCAATGAAATCAAGGGCACGGCCCTGCAGGTGGACATCACCCGGGAGGACGCTGCAGACCGCATCCTGGCCCACGCGGCCGAGCGCTACGGCCACCTCGACATCGTGATCCACAATGCCGGGATCACCCGCGACAAGCTGCTGGCCAACATGGACGAAGCGCGGTGGGGTTCGGTCATCGCGGTCAACATCGCGTCGCAGCTGCGCATGAACGAGACACTGTTGGCCTCGGACATCTTCAGCCAGGAAGGACGGATCGTGTCGCTGGCCTCCACCAGCGGCATCGCCGGCAACCGCGGACAGACCAACTATGCCGCTTCCAAGGGCGGCGTGATCGGCATGGTCCGGGCCACCGCACCGCTGCTGGCGCCGCGGGGCGGCTCCATCAACGCCGTGGCGCCCGGCTTCATCGAGACGGACATGACCGCTGCCATTCCTGCCCTGACCCGGCAGGTTGCCCGCCGGCTGAGCAGCCTGCAGCAGGGCGGCCTGCCCGTGGACGTGGCTGAAACCATTTCGTTCCTCGCCTCCGATGCGGCGGCAGGGGTCAACGGCCAGGTGGTCCGTGTGTGCGGGCAGAATATGGTGGGCGCATGA
- a CDS encoding MaoC family dehydratase, producing MSTTTLDEIPALGKLYAGAVGSAAKSRLSSSKGPRVLPSDRHEVRGAVVDLAKLTDFQRLVLHSATDYLPTGYVHTFAFPVAMSLMAREDFPLPLLGMVHLRNQVQHFRPIHYAEPLTVTAWAENLAGHRAGTQVELVAEVSAGESGDVVWRGRSTYLAKGVFLPRFDRQEARADRADFVPPQPTAVWRLGADAGRNYAGVSGDFNPIHLSRLSAKALGMKRSLAHGMYLASRVVADIVQNREEPYEWSIDFESPVFLPATVSLSIQDAEAEDRYTGSTFVGWNNRSLRRHFHGSVQPLAASGASRNS from the coding sequence ATGAGCACCACAACGCTGGATGAAATTCCCGCCCTCGGGAAGCTGTATGCGGGCGCCGTGGGCAGCGCCGCGAAGTCACGCCTGTCGTCTTCCAAGGGACCGCGCGTCCTTCCGTCCGACCGGCACGAGGTGCGCGGCGCCGTCGTCGATTTGGCCAAGCTGACCGACTTCCAGCGGCTGGTCCTGCACAGTGCCACTGACTACCTGCCCACCGGCTACGTGCACACCTTTGCGTTTCCCGTGGCCATGAGCCTGATGGCGCGCGAGGACTTCCCGCTGCCGCTGCTGGGTATGGTGCATCTGCGCAACCAGGTGCAGCATTTCCGCCCGATCCACTATGCCGAGCCCCTGACGGTGACGGCGTGGGCCGAGAACCTGGCAGGGCACCGCGCCGGCACCCAGGTGGAGCTTGTGGCCGAGGTCAGCGCCGGAGAATCCGGTGACGTGGTGTGGCGTGGAAGATCCACGTACCTGGCCAAGGGTGTTTTCCTGCCTCGGTTTGACCGGCAGGAAGCACGGGCCGACCGCGCCGACTTCGTGCCGCCGCAGCCCACCGCCGTGTGGCGGCTCGGGGCGGATGCCGGACGCAACTATGCAGGGGTCTCGGGGGACTTCAACCCCATCCACCTGAGCCGCCTGTCGGCGAAGGCGCTGGGCATGAAGCGGTCTCTGGCCCACGGGATGTATCTCGCGTCCCGCGTGGTGGCGGACATCGTGCAAAACCGGGAAGAGCCCTACGAGTGGAGTATCGACTTCGAGTCCCCGGTGTTCCTGCCGGCCACCGTCTCGCTGTCCATCCAGGACGCCGAAGCTGAAGACCGGTACACCGGGTCCACCTTTGTTGGCTGGAACAACCGCTCCCTCAGGCGCCATTTCCACGGATCCGTCCAGCCGCTTGCGGCGTCCGGCGCTTCTCGGAACAGCTAG
- the mmsA gene encoding multiple monosaccharide ABC transporter ATP-binding protein, whose protein sequence is MRGITKTFPGVKALQDVSLDVQQGHVHAICGENGAGKSTLMKVLSGVYPAGTYEGEILLEGELQQYKDIKDSEAAGVVIIHQELALSPFLSIAENIYLGNEQARGGFIDWHKTNLEAAKLLERVGLTENPATRIQDIGVGKQQLVEIAKALSKRVKVLILDEPTAALNDEDSEHLLGLIKGLRSDGITCIIISHKLNEIKSIADAVTIIRDGRTIETLDMHKDDISEERIIRGMVGRDLDNRYPEHTSSIGDEVLRIEDWTVHHPLDRSRRVVSEANINVRAGEIVGIAGLMGAGRTELAMSVFGHSYGHNISGRVYKNGREITMKNVGQAIRHGLAYATEDRKRYGLNLIEDIKRNISMSGLNKLSVRGWVDPYREHLTAEKYRGSMNIKAPSVTAVTGKLSGGNQQKVVLSKWIHTNPDVLILDEPTRGIDVGAKYEIYTIINELADQGKAIIVISSELPELLGICDRIYTLAEGRITADVPREKASAEYLMQYMTRDARTAAAATDKESQ, encoded by the coding sequence ATGCGGGGGATTACCAAGACCTTCCCCGGGGTCAAGGCGCTGCAGGACGTCTCCCTGGACGTGCAACAGGGGCACGTGCACGCCATCTGCGGTGAAAACGGTGCCGGCAAATCCACCCTGATGAAGGTGCTTTCCGGGGTCTACCCCGCAGGCACCTATGAGGGCGAAATCCTGCTGGAGGGGGAGCTGCAGCAATACAAGGACATCAAGGACTCGGAAGCCGCCGGCGTGGTCATCATCCACCAGGAACTGGCCCTCAGCCCCTTCTTGTCCATAGCGGAAAACATCTATCTGGGAAATGAGCAGGCGCGCGGCGGATTCATCGACTGGCACAAGACCAATCTGGAGGCGGCAAAGCTTCTGGAACGGGTTGGGCTGACGGAGAACCCTGCGACCCGCATCCAGGACATTGGAGTGGGCAAGCAGCAGCTGGTGGAAATCGCCAAGGCACTGTCCAAGCGCGTCAAGGTGCTGATCCTGGATGAGCCCACCGCTGCCCTGAACGATGAAGACTCCGAACATCTGCTGGGCCTGATCAAGGGCCTGCGCTCAGACGGAATCACCTGCATCATCATCAGCCACAAGCTCAACGAAATTAAGTCCATCGCCGACGCCGTGACCATCATCCGCGACGGCCGGACGATTGAAACCCTGGACATGCACAAGGACGACATCTCCGAGGAGCGCATCATCCGGGGCATGGTGGGCCGGGATCTGGACAACAGGTACCCGGAACACACCTCTTCGATCGGAGACGAAGTCCTCCGCATCGAGGACTGGACCGTGCACCACCCGCTGGACCGTTCCCGCCGGGTGGTTTCCGAGGCGAACATCAATGTTCGGGCGGGCGAAATTGTCGGCATCGCCGGTCTCATGGGGGCAGGCCGCACGGAGTTGGCGATGAGCGTCTTCGGCCACAGCTACGGGCACAACATCAGCGGCCGCGTGTACAAGAACGGCCGCGAAATCACCATGAAGAACGTCGGCCAGGCCATCCGCCACGGATTGGCCTATGCCACCGAGGACCGCAAACGGTACGGCCTGAACCTCATCGAGGACATCAAGCGCAACATTTCGATGTCGGGGCTGAACAAATTGTCGGTCCGCGGCTGGGTGGATCCTTACCGGGAGCACCTGACGGCTGAGAAGTACCGCGGCAGCATGAACATCAAGGCTCCCTCGGTCACGGCCGTGACCGGAAAACTCTCGGGCGGCAACCAGCAGAAGGTGGTGCTGTCCAAATGGATCCACACGAACCCGGATGTCCTGATCCTCGATGAGCCCACCCGCGGCATCGATGTGGGAGCCAAGTACGAGATCTACACCATCATCAACGAACTGGCAGACCAAGGAAAAGCCATCATCGTCATTTCCTCGGAGCTGCCGGAACTGCTGGGTATCTGCGACCGCATCTACACCCTCGCCGAAGGCCGGATCACCGCTGATGTCCCGCGCGAAAAGGCAAGTGCCGAATACCTCATGCAGTACATGACCCGCGATGCCAGGACCGCTGCCGCCGCGACAGACAAGGAAAGCCAATGA
- a CDS encoding APC family permease, with the protein MAETKNDPGAPELKRVMGTKLLLLFIVGDILGTGVYALTGQVAGEIGGAAWAPILVAFFVATITALSYLELVTKFPQAAGAALYAHKAFGIHFVTFLVTFAVLSSGITSASTAAKFLAENFIVGFNLDWGQTGVTWVAVIFMLVLALINLRGVGESIKFNVVLTIIELTGLLIVILIGFWAMGQGNVDFSRVMVFETEGNKSVFLALTAATSLAFFSMVGFEDSVNMAEETRDPAKIFPKVMLTGLGITLVVYLLVSIAAVAIVPVGQLSASATPLLEVVRAGAPNLPVDVIYPFLSIFAVANTALINMLMASRLLYGMAKQDVLPRSLSKVLPGRRTPWASILFTTAIALGLIILVTNFMGKETVTALGGTTALLLLAVFTVVNIACLVLRRTPHEGKHFRSPGFLPYVGVFTCAFLLGPWAQDPIEYQIAGLLLVLGLLLWVLTWFWNRAVRAKKTRFTDAEEIRG; encoded by the coding sequence ATGGCCGAAACAAAAAACGACCCGGGAGCCCCCGAACTTAAGCGGGTGATGGGCACCAAGCTCCTCCTGCTGTTCATCGTCGGCGACATTCTTGGAACCGGCGTTTACGCCCTGACCGGGCAAGTGGCCGGCGAGATTGGCGGTGCCGCCTGGGCGCCGATCCTGGTCGCCTTCTTCGTCGCGACGATTACTGCTCTCTCCTATCTTGAGCTCGTGACCAAATTCCCGCAGGCAGCCGGTGCAGCACTTTATGCCCACAAGGCCTTTGGAATTCACTTCGTCACCTTCCTCGTGACCTTTGCGGTCCTGAGCTCCGGCATCACCTCGGCATCCACTGCCGCCAAGTTCCTGGCTGAGAACTTCATCGTCGGGTTCAATCTCGACTGGGGACAGACCGGCGTCACCTGGGTGGCCGTCATCTTCATGCTGGTGCTCGCCCTGATCAATCTGCGCGGTGTCGGGGAGAGCATTAAGTTCAATGTGGTCCTGACGATCATCGAACTCACCGGCCTGCTCATCGTGATCCTGATTGGCTTCTGGGCCATGGGTCAGGGCAACGTCGATTTCTCGCGCGTAATGGTCTTCGAAACCGAGGGCAACAAGAGTGTTTTCCTTGCCCTCACTGCGGCCACCTCATTGGCCTTCTTCTCAATGGTCGGATTTGAAGACAGCGTCAATATGGCCGAGGAGACGCGAGACCCGGCCAAGATCTTCCCGAAGGTCATGCTGACCGGACTGGGAATCACCCTGGTCGTGTATCTGCTGGTCTCCATTGCCGCCGTCGCCATTGTTCCCGTGGGCCAACTGTCTGCCAGTGCAACGCCGCTGCTGGAAGTTGTCCGTGCCGGTGCCCCCAACCTGCCGGTGGACGTTATCTATCCGTTCCTGTCGATCTTCGCGGTGGCCAACACGGCCCTGATCAACATGCTGATGGCCAGCCGCCTGCTTTACGGCATGGCCAAGCAGGACGTCCTCCCCCGTTCCCTTTCCAAGGTCCTTCCGGGCCGCCGCACCCCGTGGGCATCGATCCTCTTCACCACCGCCATCGCCCTGGGACTGATCATCCTTGTCACCAACTTCATGGGCAAGGAAACCGTCACCGCGTTGGGCGGCACCACCGCCCTGCTGCTGCTGGCCGTCTTCACCGTGGTGAATATTGCCTGCCTGGTGCTGCGCCGCACTCCGCACGAAGGCAAGCACTTCCGTTCCCCCGGCTTCCTTCCGTACGTGGGCGTTTTCACCTGTGCGTTCCTCCTCGGTCCCTGGGCGCAGGATCCGATCGAGTACCAGATCGCCGGCCTGCTGCTGGTCCTGGGCCTGCTGCTCTGGGTCCTGACCTGGTTCTGGAACCGGGCCGTGCGTGCCAAGAAGACCCGGTTCACCGATGCCGAAGAAATCCGCGGCTAG
- a CDS encoding acetyl-CoA C-acetyltransferase, protein MAVQPQAEPAATGGNTPAPSVRKAVVIGGNRIPFARSGGKYTYSSNQDMLTAALDGLVARFGLQGERIGEVAAGAVLKHSRDFNLTREAVLGSALSPETPAYDVQQACATGLETVVSLANKIKLGQLDSAIAGGVDSASDAPIAVSEGLRRALLDLSRARTTKQKLAAVAKIRPKDLSPNAPSTGEPRTGLSMGEHQALTTAQWKITREAQDELAYNSHRNMAAAYDRGFFDDLVTPYRGLSRDANLRADTSMEKLAKLKPAFGKSLGDEATMTAGNSTPLTDGASVVLLGSEDYAREHDLPMLANIVDAEAGAVDFVHGKDGLLMAPAFAVPRLLARHNLTFDDFDFFEIHEAFAGTVLSTLAAWEDDEFCRTRLGLEGPLGSIDRSKLNVNGSSLAAGHPFAATGGRIVASLAKMLHEKGSGRGLISICAAGGQGLVAILEAR, encoded by the coding sequence ATGGCTGTCCAGCCCCAGGCCGAACCCGCCGCAACCGGAGGGAACACCCCTGCTCCCTCCGTACGAAAAGCCGTCGTCATCGGCGGAAACCGCATCCCCTTTGCCCGCTCCGGCGGGAAATACACCTACAGCTCCAACCAGGACATGCTCACGGCCGCACTCGACGGACTGGTTGCCCGCTTTGGCCTGCAGGGCGAGCGCATCGGCGAAGTGGCCGCCGGCGCCGTTCTGAAGCACTCCCGGGACTTCAACCTGACCCGCGAAGCGGTCCTGGGCTCGGCACTGTCGCCGGAAACCCCCGCGTATGACGTCCAGCAGGCCTGCGCCACCGGCCTCGAGACAGTGGTCAGCCTGGCTAACAAGATCAAGCTCGGTCAGCTGGATTCCGCCATCGCCGGCGGCGTCGACTCCGCTTCGGACGCTCCCATTGCCGTCAGCGAAGGCCTGCGCCGGGCGCTGCTGGACCTCTCCCGTGCCCGCACCACCAAGCAGAAGCTCGCCGCCGTCGCGAAAATCCGCCCCAAGGACCTCTCCCCGAACGCACCCTCCACCGGCGAACCGCGCACCGGCCTGTCCATGGGCGAACACCAGGCACTGACCACCGCGCAGTGGAAGATCACCCGCGAAGCGCAGGACGAACTGGCGTACAACAGCCACCGCAACATGGCCGCAGCCTACGACCGCGGCTTCTTCGATGACCTGGTCACGCCGTACCGCGGCCTGTCCCGGGACGCGAACCTGCGCGCGGACACCTCCATGGAGAAGTTGGCCAAGCTCAAGCCCGCCTTCGGCAAGAGCTTGGGCGATGAAGCTACCATGACCGCGGGCAACTCCACCCCGCTGACCGACGGCGCCTCCGTGGTGCTGCTGGGCTCCGAGGATTACGCCCGCGAACATGACCTGCCCATGCTGGCAAACATTGTCGACGCCGAAGCCGGCGCCGTGGACTTCGTTCACGGCAAGGACGGACTGCTGATGGCCCCTGCCTTTGCCGTTCCGCGCCTGCTGGCCCGCCACAACCTGACCTTCGACGACTTCGACTTCTTCGAAATCCACGAAGCCTTCGCCGGCACCGTGCTTTCCACACTCGCCGCCTGGGAAGACGACGAGTTCTGCCGCACCCGCCTGGGGCTGGAGGGTCCGCTCGGCAGCATCGACCGCAGCAAACTCAACGTCAACGGCTCGTCCCTGGCCGCCGGCCACCCGTTCGCAGCCACCGGCGGACGCATCGTCGCGTCGCTGGCCAAGATGCTGCACGAAAAGGGCTCAGGCCGCGGCCTGATTTCCATCTGCGCTGCCGGCGGGCAGGGCCTCGTTGCGATCCTGGAGGCGCGCTGA
- the mmsB gene encoding multiple monosaccharide ABC transporter permease → MVSSALNYLTGQLRQVGLFIALIAIIIFFQIATNGITLAPINVSNLIIQNSYILILAVGMVLVIIAGHIDLSVGSVVAFTGAAAGVMITQWGLPWWMAAILCLVLGAAVGAWQGFWIAYFGIPAFIVTLAGMLTFRGLTQIVLQNKQISPFPDQFRDLGSGFLPDLGGGTSFLEPMTVIIGVLSAAALVGSGIRQRMIRRRHQLVDEPLLWFAAKLALTAGMVLFITYLLASYRGTPIVLVILGLLTVGYSAVMNRSVWGRHIYAMGGNLHAAELSGINTKRTTFTVFINMGVLAALAGLVFTAQLNLASPKAGEGFELDAIAAVFIGGAAVTGGIGRVTGAIIGGLIIGILNNGMSIMGVGTEYQQLIKGLVLLAAVAFDVFNKRRGSASIT, encoded by the coding sequence ATGGTCAGCTCGGCCCTGAACTACCTGACCGGGCAGCTGCGCCAGGTTGGGCTGTTCATCGCCCTCATCGCCATCATCATTTTCTTCCAGATCGCCACCAACGGGATCACGCTGGCGCCGATCAACGTCTCCAACCTGATCATCCAGAACAGCTACATCCTGATTCTGGCCGTAGGCATGGTGCTTGTCATTATTGCCGGGCACATTGACCTGTCCGTTGGTTCGGTGGTCGCCTTCACCGGCGCCGCCGCCGGCGTCATGATCACCCAGTGGGGACTTCCCTGGTGGATGGCCGCCATCCTCTGCCTGGTCCTTGGAGCCGCCGTCGGCGCCTGGCAGGGCTTCTGGATTGCCTACTTCGGCATACCGGCCTTCATTGTGACCCTGGCCGGCATGCTGACTTTCCGCGGGTTGACGCAGATTGTCCTGCAGAACAAGCAGATCTCGCCCTTCCCGGATCAGTTCCGTGACCTGGGCAGCGGGTTCCTCCCCGATCTCGGGGGCGGAACGAGTTTCCTGGAGCCGATGACGGTCATCATCGGCGTGCTGTCCGCAGCGGCACTGGTTGGCTCGGGCATCCGCCAGCGGATGATCCGCCGCCGCCACCAGCTCGTGGACGAACCGCTGCTCTGGTTCGCTGCCAAGCTGGCCCTGACCGCGGGCATGGTCCTCTTCATCACCTACCTGCTGGCCAGCTACCGCGGCACGCCCATCGTGCTCGTGATCCTGGGCCTGCTCACCGTTGGTTACTCCGCCGTCATGAACCGCAGCGTGTGGGGCCGCCACATCTACGCCATGGGTGGAAACCTGCACGCCGCCGAGCTCTCCGGCATCAACACCAAGCGGACCACGTTCACCGTGTTCATCAACATGGGTGTCCTGGCCGCCCTGGCCGGTCTGGTCTTCACCGCCCAGCTGAACCTCGCCAGCCCGAAAGCCGGCGAAGGCTTCGAACTCGATGCCATTGCCGCCGTCTTCATCGGCGGCGCCGCAGTCACCGGCGGCATTGGCCGGGTCACGGGAGCCATCATCGGCGGCCTGATCATCGGCATCCTGAACAACGGCATGTCCATCATGGGCGTTGGAACCGAGTATCAGCAGCTCATCAAGGGTCTGGTGCTCCTGGCTGCCGTTGCCTTTGATGTGTTCAACAAGCGCCGCGGATCGGCCTCCATCACGTAG